The nucleotide sequence GCGTGCTAAAGCTTCTACTGCCCAGCAACCAACGCCGCCAACGCCAACAACTAAAATATGCGCCTTTCGCAAAACTTCAGCATTCGTTTTTCCGTATAAACGCTGAATACCGCTAAAACGATGCTCAAATGAACCTATTTCAAGTTCCATAAAGTCTTCCAATTAAATAATTTTTGTGCACTAATCGTACTGTGCAATAATGCCGACAAAATAAGCTCTATTCCAAAAGTTCCAAACTCATCTAGACACAAAAAAAGTGCTCATTAAATGAGCACTTTTTGAAAAAATTCTTTATTTGACTATTTCATGGCTGCTTCAATATCTTTACCTATACTTTTAGCATCACGCCCTTCGACAACTTTCACAAGTTTGCCATCCTTGAAGAGCAGTACATGAGGGATGTATTGAATATTGTACTGCTTGGAAATTTTGGGTGCTTTATCTACATCAACTTTCACAATTTTAGCTTTGCCTTTATACGTTTCAGCGAGTTTATGAATTTCTGGACTTAGCTGTTTACAAGGACCGCACCACGTAGCGTGGAAATCGACTAAAACTATTCCTTTCTGTTGGATTACATTTTCTTTGAAATCTTTATCAGTAAGATCGACAACGTTTTTATCGGCAGCACTTAAATTAAGTGTCATTAAAAGTACTGATGTGAGTAAAATTGCTTTGAGTTTCATCTTTATCATCCCTAGTTAAGTTTTTGTATGTCTTGCTATTACTAATTCTAAATTTTGATGGATTCATTACATACATTCACAAAAAAAAGTTTATTTATTTTATTGGGCTCATAACATTTTAATAAAACTAGTGCTTAAGTATGGCTCTTAATTCATTAAGCCTAGGATTTTTCATGGACATTCGCATTGGCATCATTGGCGCTGGAGAAAATACTCGCCTGAAGCATATCCCCCTCTTACAAAAAATTGAGGGAGTACAAATTGTCGCCATTTCCAACCGCAGTATGGCATCGGCTCAAAAAGTCTGCGATCAATTTAATATTGCGAATGCTTATGACGATTGGCAGAAAATCATACATGATCCCACTATTGATGCTGTCCTTATTGGCACCTGGCCCAATATGCACAAGCTACTCACCTGCGAAGCATTAAAAGCCGGTAAGCATGTTCTTTGCGAAGCACGCATGGCAAGAGACTTGGCCGAAGCTCGTGAGATGCTTGATGAATCGCATTTGCGACCATCGCAAATAGCTCAAATTGTGCCTGCTCCTTTCACCCTCAAATATGATACTGAAATCATTAAACTCATTGGTAACAACTTCTTTGGAGATATTTTAGCCGTCAATGGGCGCTTTAATTTTAATACTTTCTTGGATGCAGATGCTCCCATGCATTGGCGAGAAAACCGCGATATCTCTGGAAACAATATTATGCTCATGGGCATACTTTACGAAAGTATGTCGCGCTGGCTAGGTCCCGCCAAATCTGTCATTGCTTCGGGTAAAATATTTAGTAGCTTAAAAGATTACAATGGCAAAGCTCGCCCCGTAGATATTCCCGAACATCTTAATATTCTTGCCCAAGTCGACAATGGTGTGGAAGCTCATCTGCAGTTTTCTTCCGTCACTGCACTTGAGGACTGTCCTCAGTCGATTTGGATTTTTGGATCAAATGGCACGGCTCATTTAGATTTGAAAAATGATCAATTACTCCTAGGCAAGAAAGGTGATACCGAACTTCAGCTACATAATTTTACTCCACCTGCCGATGCCATATGGCGTGTAGAAGAAGAATTCATCAATGCCATACGCGGTACAGAAAAAATTAATTTAACCGATTTCGATACCGCTTTTCAATACATGAAATTTACCGAAGCCGTGACTCTTAGTCTTCAAGAAGACAAACGCATTCACTTATCAAATTTAGGAACTCTATTATGAAAACACTTATTCTCGACGCTTACACAGCCAACCCCGGCGATCTGAATTGGAACGCCATTGAAAAAATCACTGAGCTCCAAATTCATGCACGAACTACTCCTAGTGAGCTCATAGCCAGAGCGAAAGATGCCGAAGCCTTGCTCACTAACAAAGTTATCATCTCTGCCGAAGACATGGCGCTTTTACCAAGTTTAAAATATATTGGTGTGCTTGCGACTGGTACCAATGTCGTCGATTTAAAAGCTGCCGCCGCACAAGGCATCACGGTAACAAATATCCCTGCTTACTCCACTCCCTTTGTCGCTCAGCATACAATTGCCCTTATACTCAATATTTTTAATAAAGTCGCTGAGCATTCCGAATCCGCTAAAAGTGGCGCATGGGCAAACTGCCAAGATTTTTCATATACCCACGGAAGCCTCCATGAGTTACAAGAAAAAACCCTCGGCATTATTGGCCTCGGTGCAATTGGACAAAAGGTTGCGAACATCGCAAAAGCATTGGGCATGAATATTGTCGCCCTCGAATCTGCGAGACCTGCAAAAGATTCGACCCCACGTTTAACGCATGATGATTTCTTTTCTCAAAGCGATATCATTAGCCTTCATTGTCCTTTAAGTCCTGAAAGCCAAGAGATTATCAATTCCAAATCCCTTAATCTCATGAAAACTACTGCCGTGATTATCAATACCGGTCGTGGACCACTCATCAATGAAGCTGATTTAGCTGATGCACTCAACAAGGGTCAAATTGCCGCCGCTGGCTTAGATGTACTAAGTGCTGAACCCCCTGCAGCAGACAATCCCCTACTCTCAGCCAAAAACTGTGCTATTACCCCACATATTGCTTGGGCTGCACAAGAGTGTCGTGATAGGCTCATTCAAATTGCCGCAGATAACATCCAGGCTTTTATTGATGGTACAGTTTATAACAAAGTAAATTAAACTATTTCTATATATCAATCTCTGTGCTATATTTCAAACAATAGTCAATTAGGAATTATTTATGTCATCTGAAAAAGAAACTAAAAGCTCGTATATCATCCCCAACCTTGATCGAGCTTTGCGCGTCATGGAATTATTAGCTGACAATCCTAAGGGGCTGACCATGTCGGAAATTTCTGACGCCCTAAAAATCCCAAAAAACTCCGCCTTCCGCATCACTGCAACCATGGATCATCGTGGATTTTTAGAGCGTGACCCCTTGAGCAAAGCTTATATCCTGACCAATAAGATGACGAATATTTCACACTCAACCCTTGCTGAAAAAAGCTTAGTAGAAAATGCTTGGCCAAGTATGTTACAGCTTCGTGACGAAACCTTAGAGACCATTCTTTTCGGGACTTTAGTTGATACAAAAGGTGTGGTACTTGAGCAAGCTCCTGCTCATCACGGTTTTAAGTTCACGGTTGATATTGGAACTCAGTTTGGCCTCCATACTGCTGCACCGGGAAAAGCCATGCTAGCTCACATGAGTGAAAGAGAACAGGATCGCTTCATCCAAGCGATGTCTTTTGAAAAGTATACAAAGAATACGATCACAAATGCCGATGATTTTCGTACAGAATTAGCCAAAGCTAAAATCCAAGGCTATGGAGTGGACTGCGATGAAGAACGCGAGGGAATGCGCTGTGTGGCAGCCCCCGTTTTTAACTCCAAGCGTCAGCCGATTGCGGCAATATGGCTTACGGGTCCTTCGAGTAGGATTCCTATAAAGAACTTCCCTAAACTCGGACAAGCCTGTATTGATGCTGCCACTGAGATATCTAAAAAACTCGGCGCTTAAAGCATTTACATCTTCGTCTTATAATCGACGCCCATTTTTTCGCGAAGATCATCCATGACTTGCATCATCCCTTGCGTCCATTGAAAAGAATTTACTGAGCTCTCTTTAAGCCCATGTTCGATACATTGATTCACTTCTTCAATCTGTAAACGGTAATCACTGCCTTCATAGGGAGTATGAAAACTTGTCTCTTTACCATTTTTTAAAGTGATTGATTGTAGCGTCCAGCAATTCGCATGAATAATGATTTGTCCTTCTTCACCAGTAATGACCGCTTTGCTATCACCCTCTTGAACAATACTAGAAAACATTTCAGCCTTTACGCCATTAACAAATTCTAAGTTATAATAACTCGTTGCGTCGACGCCTTTATCAGTTAAATCCGCTCTTGCAGAGGACTTAAGCGGAAAACCAAAAAAACTACAGGCTAAAGTCACTGGGTATATGCCCACATCTAGCAAAGCTCCACCACCTAAACTGGGCTCAAATAGACGTGGTTTTTGCTCTGGACTAGAACTAAAGCAAAAGTTTGCCGTAAAGGTTTTTATAGTACCGATAGCATTGCTTGCTAAAAGCTCTTTTACTTTCTTCATGCCTGGAAGAAAGCGACTCCACATGGCTTCCATCAGAAAGACATTATTTTTTTTCGCACAATTCATCATCTGACTTGCTTCATCAGCATCTAAAGCAAAAGGCTTTTCACACAAAACATGCTTACCATGCTTCATGGCAATCATACTATGTTCACAGTGAAAACTATGTGGTGTAGCAATATAGATAATGTCGAGTTTATCATCGGCACAGAGTTCTTCGTAAGAATCATAAGACTTACTTGCACCAAAACGTTTTGCGAAATCCGCAGCTTTATCTAAACTTCTTGAACCGATTGCATAAAGTTCTCCATTTTCACTTTGCAGGATTGCCTCAGCAACTTTCTCTGCAATTCGTCCGGGACCAAGAATCCCCCATTTTAATGTTTTCATATTTAAAACCTATATTTTGATATTTAAAACTTTATCTATATCTTAAAAAATAAGTTTGATTTTTCAAATTACTAGTACTATAATTATCTAACTTTTAATATTTGAACAAAATTTAAGGAGATGTCTAAGCATGAAGTTGACTTCACTACTCGCTTACACCACCATCACTAGCTCTCTCTTTGCCGTCGACTTTCACAAGGATATAAAACCTATTTTAGAAAGTCAATGCATAAAATGCCATGGACCAAAAAAAGACA is from Lentisphaera profundi and encodes:
- a CDS encoding D-2-hydroxyacid dehydrogenase, whose amino-acid sequence is MKTLILDAYTANPGDLNWNAIEKITELQIHARTTPSELIARAKDAEALLTNKVIISAEDMALLPSLKYIGVLATGTNVVDLKAAAAQGITVTNIPAYSTPFVAQHTIALILNIFNKVAEHSESAKSGAWANCQDFSYTHGSLHELQEKTLGIIGLGAIGQKVANIAKALGMNIVALESARPAKDSTPRLTHDDFFSQSDIISLHCPLSPESQEIINSKSLNLMKTTAVIINTGRGPLINEADLADALNKGQIAAAGLDVLSAEPPAADNPLLSAKNCAITPHIAWAAQECRDRLIQIAADNIQAFIDGTVYNKVN
- a CDS encoding IclR family transcriptional regulator: MSSEKETKSSYIIPNLDRALRVMELLADNPKGLTMSEISDALKIPKNSAFRITATMDHRGFLERDPLSKAYILTNKMTNISHSTLAEKSLVENAWPSMLQLRDETLETILFGTLVDTKGVVLEQAPAHHGFKFTVDIGTQFGLHTAAPGKAMLAHMSEREQDRFIQAMSFEKYTKNTITNADDFRTELAKAKIQGYGVDCDEEREGMRCVAAPVFNSKRQPIAAIWLTGPSSRIPIKNFPKLGQACIDAATEISKKLGA
- a CDS encoding Gfo/Idh/MocA family protein; translated protein: MKTLKWGILGPGRIAEKVAEAILQSENGELYAIGSRSLDKAADFAKRFGASKSYDSYEELCADDKLDIIYIATPHSFHCEHSMIAMKHGKHVLCEKPFALDADEASQMMNCAKKNNVFLMEAMWSRFLPGMKKVKELLASNAIGTIKTFTANFCFSSSPEQKPRLFEPSLGGGALLDVGIYPVTLACSFFGFPLKSSARADLTDKGVDATSYYNLEFVNGVKAEMFSSIVQEGDSKAVITGEEGQIIIHANCWTLQSITLKNGKETSFHTPYEGSDYRLQIEEVNQCIEHGLKESSVNSFQWTQGMMQVMDDLREKMGVDYKTKM
- the trxA gene encoding thioredoxin is translated as MKLKAILLTSVLLMTLNLSAADKNVVDLTDKDFKENVIQQKGIVLVDFHATWCGPCKQLSPEIHKLAETYKGKAKIVKVDVDKAPKISKQYNIQYIPHVLLFKDGKLVKVVEGRDAKSIGKDIEAAMK
- a CDS encoding Gfo/Idh/MocA family protein; its protein translation is MDIRIGIIGAGENTRLKHIPLLQKIEGVQIVAISNRSMASAQKVCDQFNIANAYDDWQKIIHDPTIDAVLIGTWPNMHKLLTCEALKAGKHVLCEARMARDLAEAREMLDESHLRPSQIAQIVPAPFTLKYDTEIIKLIGNNFFGDILAVNGRFNFNTFLDADAPMHWRENRDISGNNIMLMGILYESMSRWLGPAKSVIASGKIFSSLKDYNGKARPVDIPEHLNILAQVDNGVEAHLQFSSVTALEDCPQSIWIFGSNGTAHLDLKNDQLLLGKKGDTELQLHNFTPPADAIWRVEEEFINAIRGTEKINLTDFDTAFQYMKFTEAVTLSLQEDKRIHLSNLGTLL